The genomic window GTGGAGAACATTTTGACGAGCGTTACTTAATAACTTATTAAGTTAAACTGAGCAGCGTTCTCTCAGCTACTGCGGTTTTACACTTTTGACTTTTTGGTTATACTCTCTTGAGGTTAGCTTggcggataatttttttttcgtcttagcCCCTTTTTTGCAAAACAAAGTAAGTAAAAATGGAAATCtaatcccaaattaaaaaacttaTTTAGACCGGGAAACTGAGCAAGCTACACACTTTACATCTTATACGAGCCAATCAACTGCTTTTATGGGCGGAGGGGCGTGACTGCCGCGCCAAGTTATCGTAAAACTAGTACTGCATAAAGCAAGGGCACAAGACAGCCGTCATAATTCAAGACATGGACGCAGGATCTGGCAAGGATAACAAGATGTCCTCCTTGTAGGATCCGCTCGACGCGCCAAGACATAAACAAGGAGATAAAATGAAGTGGCATGTTCCTTTAAGAAAATTATCTTCGTCTTTTAGTCTCtgtcgttttcttcttcgtttctgttTGGAAGTCAGGCTTTAGACTgccattttttgggtttcagagtatatatatttttctttttttctttttccacaggTAAATTATCGATAAAGTtcttgaaagagaagaaaaacaaagggtcTCCCAGAACCAAAAAACATTCTTCAATTTTGTCTCTTAGTCNNNNNNNNNNNNNNNNNNNNNNNNNNNNNNNNNNNNNNNNNNNNNNNNNNNNNNNNNNNNNNNNNNNNNNNNNNNNNNNNNNNNNNNNNNNNNNNNNNNNNNNNNNNNNNNNNNNNNNNNNNNNNNNNNNNNNNNNNNNNNNNNNNNNNNNNNNNNNNNNNNNNNNNNNNNNNNNNNNNNNNNNNNNNNNNNNNNNNNNNNNNNNNNAACAGTGCATTGGTGCAGACCACACACATAGCAACATTCAGAATTGTTATACAGCATTGTCATTACTAATGTTTAGGAACGACGATGACAGTGCATAATGACTAAAACGTGAATGGTGACAGGGAAGAGGAGAcacgagaagaaaggagaaggattagaaaaaaagaattaaagaagtgCATACACATTCCCACACAGTNNNNNNNNNNNNNNNNNNNNNNNNNNNNNNNNNNNNNNNNNNNNNNNNNNNNNNNNNNNNNNNNNNNNNNNNNNNNNTTACTTACCTGTATCCCAATCTATTGNNNNNNNNNNNNNNNNNNNNNNNNNNNNNNNNNNNNNNNNNNNNNNNNNNNNNNNNNNNNNNNNNNNCGCCCGCCTACTAATNNNNNNNNNNNNNNNNNNNNNNNNNNNNNNNNNNNNNNNNNNNNNNNNNNNNNNNNNNNNNNNNNNNNNNNNNNNNNNNNNNNNNNNNNNNNNNNNNNNNNNNNNNNNNNNNNNNNNNNNNNNNNNNNNNNNNNNNNNNNNNNNNNNNNNNNNNNNNNNNNNNNNNNNNNNNNNNNGATATCNNNNNNNNNNNNNNNNNNNGATAGCAGGGAGCCTCTTTANNNNNNNNNNNNNNNNNNNNNNNNNNNNNNNNNNNNNNNNNNNNNNNNNNNNNNNNNNNNNNNNNNNNNNNNNNNNNNNNNNNNNNNNNNNNNNNNNNNNTCCGTGTCCACCAGGCTGTCTCTGAGGCGGGACCCCAGGAGGCCTTTCGAGCTGAACTTGGCCCGGCGATTGACTGGTCATGCATGATTGACTGCTCATCGGGAGGCAACCGTGAGCTTTTCTTGCTTTAAGCTCAAGTGCTTTCAGGTGTTTTGAGTTTCGGTGATGCNNNNNNNNNNNNNNNNNNNNNNNNNNNNNNNNNNNNNNNNNNNNNNNNNNNNNNNNNNNNNNNNNNNNNNNNNNNNNNNNNNNNNNNNNNNNNNNNNNNNNNNNNNNNNNNNNNNNNNNNNNNNNNNNTGTTGTCAcggacattctttttttttcttgctttctaaaATTACAGTTCTTGTTTCCCAAGTAATAGAAATCATAATTATGCCTTGTTTTCAAAATAAccgttatttccattatcatcatttcatatcgaAATCATATTTTATAAGATTGTGAATTAAATCACCATTGTTTTATCCTAATGCCATCCTTAAAATCATAATTAAGAAGTAACAATTTCGTACAGTACAAATTCTTACTCCTTTCTAATGGAGTTTTTCGAAAtattttattactgataatattatcGAAACTGATTAGTAATGCGAAGTCAGACACCAATGATGAAAGTAAaaagataagtaatgataataaattcctTTCTTTAAGATGTGTGAAGATGCAAAGGCtggaagtttgattttttttttcttaattgatttatttgtatttatgctCTATTTTTGCGGTTGAAATGTTTGATCGAACGAAGTATAATCTGACtgcatgatttattttcatttcgcgTTTTGATGCGATTGTcatttctgattctttttttagttttttttttaaattctcgagGCTCTTGACGAATCTGTATATTCCTTCtcaatgtttgttttcttttatgtccATCTCGTTttcctcactatcatcatcatcaaaagaaaaaacagagaattcCAAAACTTCCGTGTTTTACCACCAGCGTCTCCCTTGCCTCCGTTTGCGAGGGCCGAGGGCGCCCTCCTCTCGCAGGGGCGTCGTGCCCCGAGCCTCGAGTGGCAGCGTCGCATTCCTATGTCGGGAGGCTGTGTAAATTTTGTTGTGTTAAGCACCCTTGAGCGGAGACTCCTTTGCCGCCCGTGTTGGGAGAGGCAGCGGCGCGCGCACTGTTTGTGTATTCAGGCGCGCTGTAGAGCCATGGCGGAGGCGAGGACGGGTGAAAATACGTCATGCCCCAACATGCACTTTGTTCGCCCACCCGCCTTCTCTGTCCGCGGCTCGATCCCGCTCAGGGTTCATGCAATCGGAGACCACGTGAAACTTTTGGTGGATTGGTATAAAGTTACCTGGATCCTTTGGCCGCGAGAATCCATCGTTGATCTCGAGTCCCCGCCGAGGATCCGCCCGATGGACGTCATTGCCCCTGGTCCTTCGAGGTTGGCGCGCNNNNNNNNNNNNNNNNNNNNNNNNNNNNNNNNNNNNNNNNGTCTGGGAATCTACCGCTGTCGGCGAGTCAAATAAATCCTTCCCTTTGCGATTAACAACGCATGATGGAGACTCCTTGCATGGCGGGTTGCGTTCGCGTCTTGGTCCAATGGCCAGACGACGCGGCAATGGCGGCTGTGATTAGGAGCTCTTGCAATTTATGGATTATCCGCCGTCTTGGCAAATCACGCAGATAAGAGGAGACTTTTACGATAAGCAGGTGTAAATCCGCAAATCGGAGAAATGATCTCATCAGGNNNNNNNNNNNNNNNNNNNNNNNNNNNGTCAAATACTAACATTTATTTCGGTCATGAAACGGCGCAAGCTAATGTAGAGGTACTTTTAATGTGCAATAACTGTCAGCTGTGAACAACTCGATGTATCTTCGCGAAGAACTTTGCCAACGAATTGTCNNNNNNNNNNNNNNNNNNNNNNNNNNNNNNNNNNNNNNNNNNNNNNNNNNNNNNNNNNNNNNNNNNNNNNNNNNNNNNNNNNNNNNNNNNNNNNNNNNNNNNNNNNNNNNNNNNNNNNNNNNNNNNNNNNNNNNNNNNNNNNNNNNNNNNNNNNNNNNNNNNNNNNNNNNNNNNNNNNNNNNNNNNNNNNNNNNNNNNNNNNNNNNNNNNNNNNNNNNNNNNNNNNNNNNNNNNNNNNNNNNNNNNNNNNNNNNNNNNNNNNNNNNNNNNNNNNNNNNNNNNNNNNNNNNNNNNNNNNNNNNNNNNNNNNNNNNNNNNNNNNNNNNNNNNNNNNNNNNNNNNNNNNNNNNNNNNNNNNNNNNNNNNNNNNNNNNNNNNNNNNNNNNNNNNNNNNNNNNNNNNNNNNNNNNNNNNNNNNNNNNNNNNNNNNNNNNNNNNNTCACGCTCGTAATCTGTACAAAATGGCGCTGCTTATCATGGGTTGTGATGATTATGAGTATCATGTTACACTAATTGTTATTTACAACCTAGGTGATAACTGTAATAGCTGCGATA from Penaeus monodon isolate SGIC_2016 chromosome 23, NSTDA_Pmon_1, whole genome shotgun sequence includes these protein-coding regions:
- the LOC119588220 gene encoding uncharacterized protein LOC119588220, with the protein product MFVFFYVHLVFLTIIIIKRKNREFQNFRVLPPASPLPPFARAEGALLSQGRRAPSLEWQRRIPMSGGCVNFVVLSTLERRLLCRPCWERQRRAHCLCIQARCRAMAEARTGENTSCPNMHFVRPPAFSVRGSIPLRVHAIGDHVKLLVDWYKVTWILWPRESIVDLESPPRIRPMDVIAPGPSRLQQQFIVSDKCELKIRQSANTAMCTLPHERPLGRCPPPELLVHSRVSLLPAQQASCGVGFGLFVVVLNSPTPTCVSAHVSPAAHSDSLRRDHIPPVHTWAENELLHVVISLALGSDPHAKSPA